Proteins co-encoded in one Nicotiana sylvestris chromosome 7, ASM39365v2, whole genome shotgun sequence genomic window:
- the LOC104212415 gene encoding uncharacterized protein, giving the protein MANQVIIASLFQEGTSQVRPPYFNRQHFSHWKARMEIYAKAYDVKVWRVIKKGNYPLPAAAQPLTNPEDINSYTDEQMAVAQVNNKARNLLYNAISGEEYEKISSCDTTKEMWEKLEVKNEGTDKVKETHINMLVNDYELFQMEERESIE; this is encoded by the coding sequence atggcaaATCAAGTTATCATAGCATCACTCTTTCAAGAAGGAACTTCCCAAGTAAGGCCACCATACTTCAATAGACAACATTTCTCCCACTGGAAAGCACGTATGGAAATATATGCAAAGGCGTATGATGTTAAAGTGTGGAGAGTTATCAAAAAGGGAAACTATCCTCTGCCGGCTGCTGCTCAACCTCTTACTAATCCTGAAGATATAAACTCATATACAGATGAGCAAATGGCGGTTGCGCAAGTCAACAACAAGGCAAGAAATTTGCTCTATAATGCTATAAGTGGTGAAGAATATGAAAAAATCTCCAGTTGTGATACAACCAAAGAAATGTGGGAAAAGCTTGAAGTCAAAAACGAAGGAACCGACAAAGTAAAGGAAACACATATCAACATGTTGGTTAACGATTATGAACTCTTCCAGATGGAAGAAAGAGAATCTATTGAGTAA